Proteins found in one Rhodobacteraceae bacterium D3-12 genomic segment:
- a CDS encoding FliM/FliN family flagellar motor C-terminal domain-containing protein, which produces MDEADRQKTLRRIARTGREEHQARVMTPSRALRLALARAADELFELPLSVSSVQLTMVSQEQAIAAFDEGPLVMVLDGPEGAVGAVSVAVPLLAGLIEVQTMGQVMARDAGARAPTQTDAALVAPLLNASFAGFVENLDGEEEGRWAEGFRFGAMIEGMRMLPLLFEAADFHLFRLQVSLGDGAKDGEIVIALPVVLPPEEDAEDSMDNPQMAHGGRIKLGQGALMTAQAPMSAVLHQVKMPLAEVSGLKPGDVLTIPRGALSNTRLTDGQGQGVARCRLGQINGFRAVRLVLGRDAALKTQGASADMLNGEANTLEALDLMQSPGGMPGEFAQVEDVEVVSAVADLPNVGELGDLPELGDLGGDLSDLPELAGEGEGLPDLPSFDGRANCRICRYCRWMSEVGGFCDLAKTI; this is translated from the coding sequence ATGGACGAAGCAGATCGACAGAAAACCCTAAGGCGGATCGCACGCACAGGTCGCGAAGAGCATCAGGCGCGGGTGATGACCCCGTCGCGGGCGCTTCGACTGGCGCTTGCACGGGCGGCGGATGAGCTTTTTGAGCTGCCGTTAAGCGTGAGTTCTGTTCAGCTGACCATGGTCAGTCAGGAACAGGCGATTGCGGCGTTCGATGAGGGGCCGCTTGTTATGGTGTTAGACGGGCCGGAGGGCGCGGTTGGCGCGGTGTCGGTGGCGGTGCCGCTTCTGGCCGGGCTGATCGAGGTGCAGACCATGGGACAGGTGATGGCGCGTGACGCGGGGGCGCGGGCGCCGACCCAGACCGATGCCGCGCTTGTGGCGCCATTGCTGAATGCGAGTTTCGCCGGGTTTGTTGAGAACCTTGACGGCGAGGAGGAGGGGCGCTGGGCCGAGGGCTTTCGCTTTGGCGCGATGATCGAAGGTATGCGGATGCTGCCGCTGTTGTTCGAAGCGGCGGATTTCCATCTGTTTCGCTTGCAAGTGAGTCTGGGCGACGGGGCGAAGGATGGGGAGATTGTAATTGCTCTGCCAGTCGTTTTGCCGCCCGAAGAAGATGCAGAGGACAGCATGGATAACCCGCAGATGGCACATGGCGGGCGGATCAAGCTGGGACAAGGCGCGTTGATGACCGCGCAGGCGCCGATGAGCGCGGTTCTGCATCAGGTGAAAATGCCATTGGCGGAGGTGTCCGGGCTGAAGCCGGGGGATGTGCTGACTATTCCGCGCGGGGCGTTGAGCAACACGCGGTTGACCGACGGGCAGGGGCAGGGCGTGGCACGGTGCCGTTTGGGGCAAATCAACGGGTTTCGCGCGGTGCGGCTTGTGTTGGGGCGCGATGCGGCGCTGAAGACGCAAGGGGCATCCGCGGACATGCTGAATGGCGAGGCAAATACGCTGGAGGCGCTTGACCTGATGCAATCGCCCGGCGGCATGCCGGGAGAGTTTGCGCAGGTGGAGGACGTGGAAGTGGTGAGCGCCGTGGCCGATTTGCCGAATGTCGGAGAATTGGGAGATCTGCCAGAGCTTGGCGATCTTGGCGGTGACCTTTCGGATTTGCCTGAGCTGGCGGGAGAGGGAGAGGGTTTGCCCGATTTGCCGTCGTTTGACGGGCGGGCGAATTGCCGGATTTGCCGGTACTGTCGTTGGATGAGTGAAGTGGGGGGCTTTTGCGATTTGGCTAAAACGATTTGA